TTCAGACGCACAGACGACCAttgacactcactcgtTCCTCAGCTCCATTTCCGCCCATTCACACCAAACCTCTGCCAGCTCGTCCACTGACTTGAAGGGAACTCTCGTCGCTCTCTCCAgaatcttcctcgcctgTTCCAAATCAGGCTCAGATTTTGGTTCTCCCGTCTCTGCGTCTTTGCTACCACCCTCTTCATAAAACTTGGCAAAGTTGACGTAGAGTGGATACAGAGGTCCGGTCGCTTTTCGTGGGTTGATGGTGTCGAGAGCTTTGACGTATGTCTCGACGActttctcgtcgtcatcgccatACAAAGcgactctcttctcccattccACCACTTCGTTCGGATTTCTTCGCAAGAGCACTTCGTTGACAAGGAACGGTCTTCTGTCCATCAACTCCTCAaacttcttcatcctctcgtcTAGATCCGCTTCTGTGTCCTCCACGTCGAAGTCTTCATCCTCCGCGTTGTCCTCGTCAGCTAGAGCGTCCATCAGTGTGGAGATCATCGTTTCAGAAAATTCGGCGTAGGCGTCGAAGATTTGAGTAAAGTCTCGGATGGTGACAACTGCAGCCAAGCCCCGCTCGAAAGTCGCGCTTGCTCGATCAAATTCGCCCCGCTTGATCCAGTAAGTGGCAAGGCCAGTCCAGAGTCGACCTGCTTGATCCTTGTAGATCTCGAGACCATCTCGCTCGACAATGCCTTCTAcatcgagaagacgagaacTAGCAGGATCCGCATCTTCGTCATATTGCAACTCTTCGGTTCCGTTCTTGACCGACACGGCGTTCGCAGGTTTGTGCAACTTTGCTTGACCGACTGGTATAGGAGGTCCAGCGATCCTCATGAGTCGACCATTCAGACTTGCAGGTTCCTCTACGGTAGCAGCCCCCTCCTCTGCAGTACTGCTCTCCCCTACCTTGTCCTCAACAGCTTTCCTCGTTGCCTGAAGCTCCAAAgtttcttcctcgctcatACCAACTTCGTCGGCGTATCTCTCCACTAGCTCCAAAAAGTCAACGAAGAGCTGATAGGGCGATTTGCCTTCGAGCGATGAGTAAAGGTTTTTCGAAGCGCGACGAGCGATAGAGAGGAGGTACTTTGCCGCAgcgagaggacgaggtgaggAGGCATCAAGGAGGTAGGCAATGTGTCTTTCGGTGAGACTCGGATCCACCTGGTTGGGAAATCACTTGTCAGCCATTTCCGTCGCTGTAGTGGCCTCAGAGACGTCGATTATCACCTTGAGATATCGTCTCCATACCCTCTCACCGGCGTCTCCTCCGATCATCTCCGCCCATCTAAGGTACATCCCCCATACTCTTCCGTGCAAACTTGGCGGCAGAGTTCTCAGTGCTCTATCGAATGTTCTTCTCGCGTAGGTCCTCTTGAAGGTTGCTGGACATTTTGGATGGAGCAAGATCGAAAGATGGATCAACCAAGGGACGGGCAGATGGCTCAAACAAGCCaacatcctctctcctgTGGCTATCAGGGCTCTCCACTCCTCGTATCCTATCACTCCGTCCAGACCTCCCACCCATTCGTTGGCGTCTACAGCACCCTCGAGTATTTCTCGAACATTGGTCTTATACGAGGAACCCCGCTTGGCCTGGTGTTGTCTCGCTTCTTTGGCTGAAGGAGTAAGCTCGCCAAGGACGAAACTCTGTCTGGTGATGTAATAAGCTTTCCATATTTTGTAGCTGGTAGGGAAGACGGCGATGGCTCGTTCGTAAATCGATACAAGTTGCTGTAACCCTTCTCTGGACGTATGCGACGCCAATGGACCGAGAAGCGTTTCTTCCGGGGAAGGGACGGCGGATTGAGGAGGTTCGTTACTCGATATCCGTTCTTTTATCTGACGTATGTAGGCGAGCCATGATCGAAGGTTATCGGGGTTGTGTAGgagatcttcctctgtgGGGAGGTCGGaagcggagatgaggtgaggATGAGTGAGAGGTGTAGGAATGGGGAGAGTGAGGGGAAatcgagaggagagggacgCGATCAGGGAGCTGTCCGAGGTGGATGCCATTTTAGAATCGTGTCTGTTGCAGGGTTTGGCAAGCCCTTGAAAGCAAGAGATTGGGAGGGCAATCAAGAGTTGTTGTCAGACATATCAACGGAGGATCGCTTGTGAATGTCAGAGACGAGTTGATGATGGCTACCTTGACGCACAGAACAGGTCGACGCCGCGTGGCGGAAATACGTCGGCGTTATGTGGCACTCACCGTACAGCAAACAGGACTTTTCTTTGGTAGTCTACCGATTGCCATCAAACTCGTCGTTATCGGTGTCCCGAAGT
Above is a window of Kwoniella newhampshirensis strain CBS 13917 chromosome 9, whole genome shotgun sequence DNA encoding:
- a CDS encoding pre-mRNA-splicing factor SYF1 produces the protein MASTSDSSLIASLSSRFPLTLPIPTPLTHPHLISASDLPTEEDLLHNPDNLRSWLAYIRQIKERISSNEPPQSAVPSPEETLLGPLASHTSREGLQQLVSIYERAIAVFPTSYKIWKAYYITRQSFVLGELTPSAKEARQHQAKRGSSYKTNVREILEGAVDANEWVGGLDGVIGYEEWRALIATGERMLACLSHLPVPWLIHLSILLHPKCPATFKRTYARRTFDRALRTLPPSLHGRVWGMYLRWAEMIGGDAGERVWRRYLKVDPSLTERHIAYLLDASSPRPLAAAKYLLSIARRASKNLYSSLEGKSPYQLFVDFLELVERYADEVGMSEEETLELQATRKAVEDKVGESSTAEEGAATVEEPASLNGRLMRIAGPPIPVGQAKLHKPANAVSVKNGTEELQYDEDADPASSRLLDVEGIVERDGLEIYKDQAGRLWTGLATYWIKRGEFDRASATFERGLAAVVTIRDFTQIFDAYAEFSETMISTLMDALADEDNAEDEDFDVEDTEADLDERMKKFEELMDRRPFLVNEVLLRRNPNEVVEWEKRVALYGDDDEKVVETYVKALDTINPRKATGPLYPLYVNFAKFYEEGGSKDAETGEPKSEPDLEQARKILERATRVPFKSVDELAEVWCEWAEMELRNENYDEAIRLMQRATTVPKNTKIDYYNDSLPPQTRLFKSLKLWSFYSDLEESIGSVESTKAVYDKIMELKIANAQVIVNYAAFLEENKYFEESFKVYERGIELFHFPIAFEIWNIYLSKFVKRYGGKKLERARDLFEQALENCPAKFCKPLYLMYAKLEEEHGLAKRAMGIYDRAASTVQDSDKFEMFTIYIAKATVNFGLPATRPIYERALEVLPDRQTAEMCRRFARMERKLGEIDRARAIYAHSSQFCDPRIDPDFWQEWNGFEIDTGSEDTFREMLRIKRAVQASFNTETSFIAAQAAAASKGTEKPTDAAKESAKDAADPMAAMEREMAGGAGKKTGGPAFVASTLNKTNANGISMGEGDEEGGEVANPDAILMDEEDF